From Glycine soja cultivar W05 chromosome 4, ASM419377v2, whole genome shotgun sequence, the proteins below share one genomic window:
- the LOC114410687 gene encoding uncharacterized protein LOC114410687 has product MAGRNDRAIADALQALAQAIGNPNRGEVGGAVEYQGLDRFQRNNPPSFNGGYNPDGAQNWIREIEKIFRVMACPERQKVAFGTYTLVEEAEYWWENTRQCLEAEGQDVTWDVFKRVFLEKYFPEDVRNKKEMEFLELKQGSMTVAEYAAKFEELVRYFPHYQGRDGESSKCVKFLNGLRPEVKQAVNYQGVRQFPLLVNMCRIWDEDSRDRAAYYRSTGPMRNKKNGPQHRGKPYSIPPKQYGNRHDNQRTVARGFAGGSGSKPNTFSTHIICYKCGKPGHISSNCPDIGWRFLVGYS; this is encoded by the exons ATGGCTGGACGGAATGATCGTGCGATAGCGGATGCCCTTCAAGCCTTAGCTCAGGCCATAGGGAATCCGAATAGAGGAGAAGTTGGTGGAGCTGTTGAGTACCAGGGGTTGGATCGCTTCCAACGAaacaaccctccttcttttaaTGGAGGATACAACCCTGATGGTGCTCAGAACTGGATAAgggaaattgagaaaatttttCGAGTTATGGCATGTCCGGAGAGGCAAAAGGTTGCTTTTGGTACATATACTCTAGTGGAAGAGGCTGAGTATTGGTGGGAGAATACTCGCCAATGCCTAGAGGCTGAAGGTCAAGATGTGACCTGGGATGTCTTCAAGAGAGTGTTTTTGGAGAAATACTTTCCCGAGGATGTTAGGAACAAGAAGGAGATGGAGTTCTTGGAGCTTAAGCAGGGAAGTATGACTGTGGCTGAATATGCGGCCAAGTTTGAGGAGCTGGTGAGGTACTTTCCCCATTATCAAGGGAGAGATGGTGAGAGTTCCAAGTGTGTAAAGTTTCTGAATGGCTTACGACCTGAAGTGAAGCAAGCTGTGAATTACCAAGGTGTTCGTCAGTTCCCACTTTTGGTTAATATGTGCCGAATTTGGGATGAAGACTCCCGAGACAGGGCGGCCTACTATAGGAGTACAGGTCCAATGAGGAACAAAAAGAATGGGCCTCAACATCGAGGAAAACCATATTCGATTCCTCCTAAGCAATATGGTAACCGCCATGACAATCAGAGGACTGTTGCTAGGGGATTTGCAGGTGGTAGCGGTAGCAAACCCAATACGTTCTCCACTCATATCATTTGTTACAAGTGTGGTAAGCCAGGGCACATCTCCTCGAATTGTCCCGATATAGGC TGGAGATTTCTGGTAGGATATTCTTGa